The following proteins are encoded in a genomic region of Anguilla anguilla isolate fAngAng1 chromosome 15, fAngAng1.pri, whole genome shotgun sequence:
- the LOC118214150 gene encoding ras-related protein Rab-20-like — MKVKYNIDIFSASRLMVNKRRVPIAMADSATMKRPDVKLVLLGDMNVGKTSLLHRYIARKFTETVSTVGGAFFLKQWGPYNISIWDTAGREQFHGLGSMYCRGAAAIILTYDVTSWQSLVELEERFLSLTDTANEDCIYAIVGNKADLTDPKALEAGSEEGAEPSERRPSVRKQVQREDAMALYGRVLKYKLQDERSSQPAESMCFETSAKTGYNVDLLFETLFDMVLPSILKKRAENNSHTVDLEDRRDAKRTRSGCCS; from the exons atgaaagtaaagTACAATATTGATATTTTCTCCGCTTCGCGGCTGATGGTGAATAAGCGGCGAGTTCCAATAGCCATGGCTGACTCCGCAACGATGAAGAGACCCGATGTTAAATTAGTTCTCCTCGGGGACATGAACGTAGGAAAAACCTCTTTGCTCCATCGCTACATAGCAAGAAAGTTTACAGAGACGGTCAGCACCGTCGGAGGGGCGTTCTTCTTGAAACAGTGGGGACCCTATAACATTTCCATTTGGGACACCGCAG gtCGGGAGCAGTTCCACGGGCTTGGCTCCATGTACTGTCGCGGTGCGGCGGCCATCATCCTGACATACGATGTCACCAGCTGGCAGAgcctggtggagctggaggagcgcTTCCTGTCCCTGACGGACACCGCCAACGAGGACTGCATCTACGCCATCGTGGGGAACAAGGCCGACCTCACCGACCCCAAGGCCCTGGAGGCGGGGTctgaggagggggcggagccctcGGAGCGCCGGCCCAGCGTTCGCAAGCAGGTGCAGCGCGAGGACGCCATGGCGCTGTACGGGCGCGTGCTCAAGTACAAGCTGCAGGACGAGAGGAGCAGCCAGCCCGCCGAGAGCATGTGCTTCGAGACCAGCGCCAAGACCGGCTACAACGTGGACCTGCTGTTCGAGACGCTCTTCGACATGGTCCTGCCCTCCATCCTGAAGAAACGGGCGGAAAACAACTCCCACACCGTGGACCTGGAGGACCGCAGGGACGCAAAGCGGACCAGGTCGGGGTGCTGCTCTTAA